TGGACTGCATTAACCTAATATTTCTAAAAGATGTAGGCCTAGTACATCTGAAGCACCGTCAGAGGTGTTTTTGACTTTAAACAATTCCCTgaatcttctttttttttttcttattgtcaGTGAAAGAAATGCTATGAATCATGGGGCAAGAATTTTCTagcaagtttttatttttttggccgATTAGCTAGGATCACCGGCACTGTCATCGCAAGATATTGCTGTGATCCCTCAAGCCTTGCAAAAGCACAGGTTCTTGCCAGTAACCAGCCGTGTGATTCCTATTGCTTAAGACCCAATATCAAGGCTCCACATACGCAGGAGGCAGCCTTTCAGACAGACTCCGTTGAGCCTCTTCTGTGTCTGTATTCAGTgagctgtgtctgtctgagctCCACTAGACCGCCGCAATGTGCAGCACCTACTGAGACGACGCTTTGCACAAATTGTTCAGTACGAGTTAAGCTGCAGCATATAGTGCACCATGTGCTTTTCATCCCCCttgaagggaaaaataaaaaaggtgaaATTGTTTCCAGGCCTTTGAAGCTTTTTTTGTCTTGCACTGTCCAAATCTGTATATGGAGAATGACCAGCATAGCTTACAGgtgttcatttttgttttcagcaCAGTTTGATTTCTGACCTCCGAGTATGTTTATTTTCATCTTTCAGGCTGCAGATGTTAAATTCTCTGAGGTTGGCCAGCTCTTGTTAAAACGGAGGGAGTGGACGGAATCGAAACGAGACGATGTGAACCTGTAATTGTGCTGCGTTCTGTACAAATCTGGATTACAGCATGTGTTGTTTTGATTGGCCTTGATTTGCTTTCCTGTGATAATCTAGCTTGTTTAGTAACCACTGTATCAGGAGCGCAGCGTAACAAAGGGAACAATGGCTGATTTTCTGAAGCTCTTCTGAGTGTAGCAGTCCTTCAATAAAACTCGGCAGTGTAAGGGTTTTTAAACGTTAACAGCCTTCCATCTCTAGAATAATGTCGAGTAACTCCCTGCTGGTGTCTAAATGGCAGGAAATTAAAATTGAAGTGATTAGAATCATTACAGGAAACTAAAGGGAATGTTAAGACTCACTTTCTGGTGATGTATATTAATTTCAAGAGCGTTACATAACTCTTGACCTGTGAACTGTCCTGAAGTTATGAGAATGAAGTATCGGTTCTCCCTGCTATAGTGGTAGGGCTACAGAGTAGTACAATGAAACAGCGAAAAGTTGTTTCTatcttttgctttattttaattttagtttgcTTGCTTCAGTCTATTAATACATCATTAGAATAGTCCTCAATAATTCATATAGGGAAACTTTATTCTTCACAACATCCTGACTAACTAGTAATTTGTCCCTCtcaattttcttaaaaaaaaaaaaaaaaaccactaaGAATTATTGaagtattcattttaaatagtaTAGTGATCTGTACTGGAAATGtcaacttttttttcctttccaaaaTTACTTTCTGCATGGATTGATTTGTGGTATTCTCATAGTTTCAtctaccaaaaaaataaattacatgaaGCAGTTCTTTTGGAATGTACTGTATTGGaactgcagtgttttttttaagcataGAATGGGATTAAATTTAACGAAGACTAACGGCAAATCTGAATCTTGGAAACGCTAAATGTGCTTTTGATGAAGACGTTTGTTCTCTGGGGGCCAAGTGAGGCTGCTTTTACATGCCTTACTGCAAATCAGTGTCATAAATTAACAAACTCCAGTGACACGGCCTAATGGCCAGGCTGGTCAACTCTGAGCTGCCCATCAGTTCACATTAACATTTACAATTAGTTTAAAAATTCACTCCCACGTCTAAACTAGCCTCTCTGAAGTCATTTTCAGCTTGCAGCATTGTTCTCCTCTTAGCAAATCTCCCAGGCCTACCCTGCGGGTTGGACAAGCTGGCACACGTATGAAGAATGAAGCAGTCCTGTTGTATTAAACGGGTAGAAAACACACCAAGGAATGTATTTCTTGAGGTTCAGGATGttcccactctctctcacacaaattTCTAGGCTGCTTGGAGGTATGGAGTGTGTGCTTTTCTGTGAAGCTGTAATTTCTTTTCCAATCATGCAGCATCTGTGAAATGAGCATCCATCTTCTTTGTCTCCGCATTTCAAGAAAATCCCCTTCTTTTGAGgcaggaaaaaactaaacaatgtgTGCTAGAACAGTAATCCCACTGTGGACTAGGCAGACATCCAATAATTCTTGTATACCTGCAAACGATTGAATCTCGTTTTCCATTGTCAGATATCTGTCGCTGAAGGTTGGTCCTAGCTGTACCACCACCTCTGATTTCTATTCCCGGTCTTGTATGAGATGTAGCGCCTGGCTTTAAGGCATCTCTAGATCAACAGGTGTTCAGTGCATTTGTCTCCATTTTCGTTAATTTGTTCTTGTTTAAAAGGTTAAGTGTTTTACCTGGAAAATCCAGAGGACCAGAAGTTTggggtctttttttatttatttgtattcttaattttaattgtacCTATATTTTTCCTCTTTAGGTGCTCGCAGTGCTGTGACCTGTTGAATAACTGGTACTATGAGAAAGATGGCAAACTGTACTGCCACAAGCATTACTGGGAGAACTTCGGGGAGTCCTGTCACGGCTGCACTCTGCTCATGACTGGGCCAGCGATGGTGAGTTCATAGGGACATCGATTTCACACTTGAATGGCCTTTGCCGAAAGGTTTAGAGTAATTCTAAGAGTAAAAGTAATTCCACCAACAATTCTGGTCCACTCTTATATCCAGAGCCCTTCTTCCCCTCTACATTAGTTGTTACCGAGCTGTTGGACATATTGCATAAGCAAAGGGTTCATTTGTGGCCCTGCTGTGTCTCTCGTCAGGCTCCTGCTTGGGGAGCAGTCATCGCGTGTGCCTCGGCTCATGAGAGCATTAAAGCAATGTGGTTATCCCTCGATTGCCCAGCCAAGACTAGCAATGTGCTGTAGCCAGCTCTCAGGTTTCCAACCTCATGGCCACACGactcagtttttatttaaaggaaATCAGAGGTTTGGAGGAGTGTTGTGTCCAGGTCTGGCCCATTCCAATCTGGCAGAACTGTATCTGGGTTTCACAGGGACAGTTTGAAGATCTACAAAAGTTGAGATGCATGTACGTTGTTAATGGCCactaaatggatttttatttcatAGCAGCGCTGACGACCTCATAAAGCGATTGTGTGGAAAGTGAAGCTGCAGGGGATTAAGCTGTGGTTTTGTCATCACTGCAACACTATGCAGTACCACAAAACTGAATGTTTGTGCATTTGAAGGAACTTTAGTTGTGAACCTTACTGCCCTATGTAAAAATCCTCCTTCTTTGTGATAAAATAGGGTGTACGGGACCTTACTTGAGGAGCTTTTTCCCCTCTTAAAgtagatttttaaaatattgtttaaaaaaaacaaaggacaAAGTGCTATGTCGATAACAAAGctaaaaaataaacctttttattttggcagCTTATGTAAAGAGCTCTGCCAAGTATTTTtggcagttttttttcttcatggcATCATGCCCTAATCCAGAGCTAACTTGACATAAAATGTCACAGCACTTGGCTTAAGGGAGTTGCTTGGAGTAACTGCTCGTATTTAAAGCTGTACCTGGTATGTTTGGGTAGAAGGAGTAGCTCATTTAGTACTTTTAATAAGGTAATTAGTTAATGGGGCATGCTTTTTAATGAGTCCTTATTCATCAGAGTACTGTATAGTGTCTTCAGTATTTCTGATCTCTGTGCTTTGATGTGCTAGTAAAGTTTctatatttagaaatgtatttattttggcagCAAATTGTATGTCTAAAAAGTCAAAGAACCTCAATGCAGATGtaccaaattaaaaatgtaaacaaacggttgaaaacatttaaaacatgaagATTTCAATTGGGAGGTTTTAGGGAATGTAAATGAATTTGGCCCCTTATTCCTAGTATGTAGAGTGATGCTGTAGAGCTACATCCTTCACATACCTTTTCAAATAAATGCATCTTTTAGTACCTTTGACAATAGCATCCATACAGTAATAAGTACACTGAGGAGCATTGTACAGATGCCAATTTGCATATTTCCTGTCTCTGTGCTTCGCTGTGGGCTGCCACGGCAACCTCAGGCATAACGTTAGTTCCTCCGAGATGCTTGTGGCGCTACTGCAAAGTATGCATTACATCATTCTTCTCCTGTATACAAGCAACACTGATTGTTGAATTGGCCATATACACTCTAAAGTAAACTCTAAATTATAGTTTTATCAAAGGCATTTATCAAATCGAGTTCAATTTCCCCGAGGTCATCAATAGCCTTAAACAAGCCCCGCCATCCATAAAACCGTGTGAGAATGACTCCTTTTTCTGAATGTCACTGAAGCACTCTTTCAGTTTTACTCCAGTAGTGAATAAAACGTAAAAATAttaggaactttttttttttaatactttctcattacattgtaattaaataatcactagAATAAGGTATATGGGCAGTGTGTGGCTTTTGAGGCTCTGTATTGAAATCAGTTTAGGGAAATGTACAGACTTTTAAACCCCAAAGAAAACATGGCTGAAACAGAAATGGGTTTGGTATGCTACAAGGTGTCCACAGTACTTAGTGAGTAATGTTCAATATCCTTATCGTCCTTTAAGAATCACACTGGAACAAGATCACATTTCTAGTACTCAGCTGTGTACATTCTTCGctggatttttcttttctttgatgCTGCCTTTGAAACGTTCTGTAGTTCTCCCTGGAGTCAAACAGTGATGTCATCGTGAGGGTTTCGTGCACTTACTCAGCACACAGAAATGACCCCCAAAGCCACATGAAGCGTGAGTGATCCCACCTtggatcctctccagtcagaCGAGCAATGAGGCGACTGTGTGAGGTGTAAGTGGTAGGGCGGGTCATGGGAACAGGGAGGCGTCTTTACAGGCCTGATTACACTAACGGCCACAGTGCTTGGGGCTCAAACCTCAACCAGGTGTTgctcttgtcacacacgcacTGGAACCTCACTGGAATGGTGAAGCAGGGCTCTGAAGAGGTGAAATATATTGTAATGATTATTCTGGCTAGTGCTTTACTTTTAAATGTTCAGATTGCTGTGCTTCGGACattgaatttagtttttttttttgtctatgtATCTATAGGTGGCAGGGGAGTACAAATATCATCCCGAGTGCTTTGTTTGCCTGAGCTGCAAGGTGGTGATTGAAGAACAAGATACATATGCACTGGTAGAGCGCTCCAAACTGTACTGGTAAGTTCACCCATGCCCTTGCAAGAGTAGAAAAGTCCATTTTGGGATTCCTTGCTGTAGGTGGAGCTTGTTTTCTGTGATGTGGTAGTGTCGATACTACCGCGATACCAAATTTCAGAAACGGTTCGGAGCTATGTATTCGGTAATATCGAAGCATCGGAGCACTCTACTTTTATAATGAAAATTGGGTGATTGCGTCTTTCATTTAACGGGAAAAAGGTATTTTTGACCTCGCAGTGACACCATACACCTCAGGGGGAAACAAACAAGAGCCAGCCGATGTTGTAACCAATGGACTTTATTCACGGTCCCAGCGAAAACGGGGCTCTCAACGCATCTGTTCCGCATCAGTGCGATAAACAAACGCGCATCCCTGTTGTGTTCCTGGCCGTGTGAGTGGTTTACTTTATGACAAACTGCGCTTCCCTATCAGGATGGGCTGCCCGGTATCTGAAAACAGTGGGCTACCGTCTGCAATGAGCTGCCCCGACTGAAAACACggtcaaaatcattttaaatgtgcatCATTATTACCGGCAGATTTCTGGGCCTGTTCACTGCGCACGCGTACTTTCGCTAGGCAGCTCATTCTGACAAAGTAGCTCAGTTTGTCACAACACCGGCACAGCCCTGTCGTTTCAAAGATTTCAAGtagacaaagaaaaggaaagactgGATAGTCACAATTCGCCGAGACATTGCACCACTTTTCTGTAGTATTTTTGTTCAATTTGGTATTGATTGGACTGAGCttttaacactagaaccgccGAGATTTCGGATGAAATACCACCGCACCCACAGAATGCGTCTCTCCTATGAAACAAGTGTGTGACGAAAACTAAAAATTAAATGTAGTATTTTTACATCTGAACCATCACAACATTTTCACGGCGCATTTTTCAAAACGAGcgcatataggctacataaacataaacacacattttacacaAAGTGTGTAAACTGGAGTAGAAATCCCTATGCATATATGCTAGCAAATACACAATTGAAAAACATAAACAACCAGTTATAAATAGCAtagcaaattaaaatataacatgcaATGTGAAAGCGCTTTGAGATGGTTTGACTGTCTGTATACAGCTGCGTACATTGCAGTGCATTTGCCACAGACTGCGTTTCAGCAGCTGTCTGTGCATCCAGACCCGGCAGTGTCTTTACTGCTGTGCAGCGCTGGTGAGCGGCATCTATCGCCAGCCGCATGTGATACTAAATAATTAGCGCATGATCTGACCGTGGCTGATCAAGGCATTAATCCTGAGACCTGGGTCTGCAACGAGACCAAGAGTGAATAACCAACGCAACGTTAGAAACTCGCTGAGCCGAGAAGACGGGCAGATGAGAGAGAGATCAGGTGTGATTCTTcaattgtgtatattttgtgtcatctgctaataaaataattatgattaatatatgaatatacgtGTCGACATTTACGCGTTTCAGCTCCCAACACGATACAAATGATTTAATTACAAAGCTCAGATTGTcggctttattgtatttaagcatttataacttattacatttgtgtattattttctgGTCTGTATAAGGACTGGTGTGTGTTACATGCATATTCTTTATATCAAATAAAAGGACATTCAATTCCCATATGGGacatattttcaatatataataaatctgtgcaataataatgcagtaaaacATAAACATGAATGTGCCTATTGACTGTTACTACAACAAGCCAGATTAAACCAGTCATAGAATACTCTGTTATTTTGGCCAAAGaaattaccaaaatatacaTGAGCGTTATTAGCTCCCCGCACTATACTATGATACTTGTGTTTACTGCTCCAGACCTTTTGATCTGGAGTGAAGATTGTGCATCTTTATGAATGGAATGCTAATGCATGTTGTGTGTACAGATCGTGTGTGTGGTATCGAATTGGTATCGAGTACCTTGAAATTGATCTGGTATCGTATCGAAGTTCAAAATTCTGGTATCGTGACAACCCTAGTCCCGAAGCAGAGCCAGCGCAGGGAGTTGACGGATGTCTTTCCTCCGCAGTGGGAAGTGTCACAAGCAGATTGTCCTCACCCCCGTGTTCCAGAAGCGCTCTCCAGACACGGCCCGGGACTCCTTACCTCACACGTTCACCCTCCTCTCGGTGCCCGCGGCCACCAACGGCAAGAGGGGCTTCTCCGTGTCCATCGTCCGAGACTGCAGCATCACCAGCGTCCAAGTCAAAGAGTGAGCTTTCCTTGATTTGAGACTCAAGGATAGAATGGGGTGAAGGAATTGTCACAATTGGAGGTTGACATTCATGAGTGCTGCCTGACTACACTGTAATGTGTTACATAATGAATGTTCAATATCACCTGATCCCACAATGATATACCAATAGCGTGCCTAATTGTTGTAGAAAAACAGATGTACTCTTATTGCTTTATTGTCTCTGCTTCCATGCAGACTTTTTGTAAAGACTACCTCAAGGCACTGTACTAAATCAAGcttaaatatatactttaattaatgttaatgccttacaaaaaatctaaatctaaaagtGGTTCAGCCATAGCACAGAAGTAAATTGGGAGATTGGAGGTTTTCATAATAACTCTTGcagtatattttctgatgtcagtatttatttattttggtgtcTGTGCTCCAGAGTTCTCGAAATGCACATCAGTCCAGAGGTGCGGAATGCTATCCACGCTGGTGACAGGATCCTGGAGATCAATGGAATCCAAGTGGGAGCCCTGATGGAAGACGAGGTACTTATTTTGTTCCAGTGGTGAAATCCAGCACAATAATTAATCTAGCGCTGCAGATGTGAAAAGCATATGAAAAGGCGCTTCTCTAAACGGACACTAATGGGTTGCAGATCAACAATTTTCCCAAGGATTGAGTTCACTGTGGTCTTACAATCGGCCCTCCTTCCTGAGCTTCTCAATGGACCAACATCCGATCCTCATTTTTAGCCgcaaaacacaaaccacaaaTAAAGCTTTGTTAGTTACTCTACTATTTAGCTTAGTGTTTGCACCCCAGCTACACAAGATATATACTGCCAGTTTTTGCACGTATATCATTTCCATCCCTGAATGTACGCCAGTTTAATTGACAAACTGTGATAAGATTGTAGTGGATCGTTCCCATGTTGGTTGCTCTGGCTCATTTTAAGTCACTGCTGCTGAAATGCTCTAAATGTTTGGATTTTATTCTCCATTCTTAACACATTCCTGTGCTTCTTTAACACAGGAAGGTGTGGTGTCCATTTGGTTTGGGAGAATGTTTTAGTTGCATTGTAATACAATTTTGTATGCATTCCATATTTGATTTATGCACAAAAATGTGAGCATCATCTCTTCCCTGCCCAGTTATTTATGAAAAGACTTCTATTGAGAAATTGAGATGGTGAATCATAGACAGTCCTTGccgtatgtatatgtgtgtgtatatttaagaTCTCTGATCTCTGGGATCTTCTAATTAGATGTTTGCTTGCTGATGTTAAATACCATTACAACAAAAGTGTTCAAATATAACTGCCTTctttctgtccctctgtctctcgctcCATCTGTTGAAAATTGTATCTTATTAGTCAGTTGCCTTTCTctcgtttttctttttcaactaCCTGATGTGTAGGTAAAAGATTTGATTCATCGGACAAACCAGACCCTGCAGCTGCTGATCGAGTACGACCCAGTCAGGCAGCGTCTGGACAGGCTTCAACTGGGGTCCTCGCGCAACCGCCTGGGGGTGCCTGTCCCCTCTCCGCTGAGGCTGTCCCCACCCTCGGTCCTGGAAGGCAGGGACACCATTGATGACGGCACGCTGAAAAGGAAATCTCTGAGGTACAGAAGATTATTGGTTAGACCATCCCACTGTAAACCATGTAGCTCTTATGGTAATTTCTGCAGAACTCTTCAAACATCTGTAAGATTTCATTTGATCATTTTAAACTGTGCTTTGGTAAGTCCTTGATCAGCTCTGGGCATTCCCTGCACAGTAATAATGGAGGTTTCTTCCAAACAAGGGACTTTCCAGAGCAGGAAAATGGTTCAATTGAAACCCCAGGCCAACGTGCGTTCTGAAGTCACCAGAAATCTCCAATATGGGACCAGTTAGTTTCAGACTACTGTGTTAAGTCCAGAACACTCCTTAGGATTTCCAGTAAACTAAATAAAGATATATTTGGAAGTTTCTCTTAGTGCCACAAACCGGAAAGTTTACCTGTTAGGGAGTGGTGAACGAAAACGGGGGGTGGAGCTCTCCGACTCTCGTTCACCACTCCCTAACGGGTAAGCATGTGTACTTGGGTTTTtacgactttttttttttttcaggcgcAGTAATAGTATTTGTAAATCGCCCGGCCCTGCTTCTCCAAAGGAGCACCCCACCCTGACGCGGGACATCAGCCGCTCCGAATCCCTGCGCTCGTCCTCCAGCTTTTCCCACCGCATCTTCCGCCCCTGCGACCTCATCCACGGGGAGGTGCTGGGAAAGGGCTTCTTCGGCCAGGCCATCAAGGTAGAACGAATGGCTTTTAGCATGCATCTTGATACCTCGGGTCCCTCAATAAGGTGATGTTAATCCGGCCTTTGCACTTTTGGTTCAGGTTACACACAAAGCCACCGGAGAGGTGATGGTGATGAAGGAGCTGATTCGTTGTGACGAGGAAACTCAAAAAACATTCCTGAAGGAGGTTCGTTTCCAGGTTCTTTGCCCAGCACTGTGGGGGTATAGTTTTTCTGTAGAAAGGGTTTTAGATGGGTTATATTAACAATTGAGATGGTCTTTTGGAAGCATATTGGATGTGAAAAGAGGCATCATGGGTAATTTGCAGTGCAATAAAGTTATGAATATCCCTTTAACCTCAATCTCCTCCAACCCTTCCCTCAGGTGAAAGTAATGCGCAGCCTGGAACATCCCAATGTCTTGAAATTTATTGGAGTCTTATACAAGGACAAGAGACTGAATTTAATAACGGAATTTATCGAAGGGGGGACACTAAAGGATTTCATCAGAGACATGGTGCGTATCGCCGTCTGTTGCTTTCCCTTAAGCTGGCACATACAATAAAGTACCCTTCGGCCATTTTTAGTCCTTTTTAAATTTCCTGTTTTGTAGTTAAGATACTAACTGCTTACTGGGTCACCTGAAATAGAAAATAGCTTGTGATTTTTTTGGCTGGTGCTAAGGCTCAGGATAGTTAGCATGCAGAATGGGAGAGCAAGGTAGCGCACAAGCCTCCTGATTTAACGATTTAGAAGGGAGACTTTCCTGGTCTTAGGCACTTAATCGTTTGTGCTGGAGCAGAAGTAACACCCTGTTCTTACAGAGATGACATCTGAGTCGCAGCTTATCATGGGGAAGGATTTGGAGGTTGTGTAACGGGGGAAGGAAaataggaaagaaagaaagcacttGCACTTTTTATAATTGTTGTTTGTCTTCTCCTAAATAACAGGATCCGTTCCCATGGGAACAGAGGATCAGTTTCGCCAAGGGCATTGCTTCTGGAATGGTGCGTGTTTACagttttaattctgtttttcatttattttggatATCTGATCTTGCTTTCAGATGAACGTGTGCAAAatcaatattaattttatttttattttttatttttttcccttcagatttattattattaaattatattatgctTTTTGTTTGCCGCCGAATCAAATTTATGGACATTTGGAGTTCCTGATGCTTGTTAATAGTCCCTGGAGCACAgcgtgatttattttaattcagtcGCAAGTCCAAAAGCTTTTTGTACTGTGTAGAAACTTTGGTAAAGGATCCGGCTTTCTTTGACAtggaatatatttttagatttaattttatGTTCCGTGAAGTCAACGCCACAGCCGAAGACTAATGCCCTGTTCGATTGACTCTAAAAGAACTGTAGAAGAAGGGGCACATTCCCAGTACACTGGGTCTTGCTCCCACGTTCCCTGTCCTCCGCTATGAAGCCCCAAGGGGCCAGAGGAGAGGTAAACCTTCAGCCTTCCTTGGAGAGCCCTATTGGTCTCCAGGGAGATGCCCCTTCAGCTCAAGTTATGCTGGACTCTGGGCCTATTCATCCAGGGTCTTCACTTCTACTACTTTAGACACAAGAGCTGTAGTGTCTCCAGCACTGAAATACTCCTGCAGacgcactgtatatataaccaCCTACgttgtgtgtttgtggaaaGAATAAACATTGGTGTatccaaaatggaaataaacagGAGTTTAAATGCCCTACCCCTACTCCTTACCCCCCTCCTGCTGCTAAAGTGCTGCCAGGCCCAGGGGCACGGAGGTGGCGGGGATGTGACTGCACCAGTGCCCTTGTTCAGTCATATCGCAGTACCATGTGCAATAGGCAATGTTGTGGGTTTTATTTAACTGATGAATTGAACATAACCATCAAAGTgtgcttttccctttttttttgtttgtcgttgttgttgttgcaggcTTACCTCCACTCGATGAGTATCGTCCACAGAGACCTAAACTCTCACAACTGCCTGGTCAAACTGGTATGTGTCTCTTGCAGGATTTCTGAAGAATAATGTTTCAAAAAGCCCCCAGGGCAAGACATGCTTGGAGGAATATAAAACGTGTCTGAGAGTGAGCTGTccgtgcttgtttttgtttatcttttagaaaagcttttttatttGGGAGCCAATGATGTAAACATTGCCATTTAACATTCATGGGGGGGGATTTCCTCTTTAAAATGctgctttttttaatgtttgtgtcATTCTGTTTGTTCAAATCTGTTAATGTAGTTTTTCCAGATAAAACCAGAGTGCATTTTGAGACTGACATTCCCTCAAAGTTGATAAAACAACACTGAAGGAAAAATAGATACCTCCTGCAGATCTTTCACATTGTTTAAAGTTTCTGACAATATCAATTAGTTTTTCAGCATCATGAGTGGGGGAGGGGGTATATAGCCGTTGCTTTCCCAGAACAGATCCAAGTGTATGTATAAGAACTGTAGTAAAAGCTGCAGAGAGACATGTGGTAACATGTCCTTGTGGCGTTTACTCAGGACAACACGGTGGTGGTGGCGGATTTTGGACTGTCCCGTCTGATTGTTGAGAACAAGACCAGAAGCCCGCCAGAGAAGCCCACTGCTAGAAGGAGGACTTTGAGGAGAGTGGACCGCAAGAAGCGCTACACCGTGGTGGGAAACCCATACTGGATGGCACCAGAGATGCTCAATGGTGAGCGCAGGGCCCTTCTCTCAGTGTCCCAGTCTCTTGTGCTTGTGTTGATGCAGAGCTTTTATGAGATGGTTTGCCGACCTTCACAAATGCTGAGTGATGTGGTTCTTCACTGGTATTTcatggtattgttgttttgttctggtTTGCAGGTAAACGCTACGATGAGAAAGTGGACGTTTTCTCTTTTGGGATTATGCTGTGTGAGGTAAGTGCCCCATTTTTACTCCCGTCTTCCCATAATCCTTTGAGCTGGATAGAACTTAGAACCTTATCATTGGAATATCATTACAACAGACTGT
This sequence is a window from Amia ocellicauda isolate fAmiCal2 chromosome 17, fAmiCal2.hap1, whole genome shotgun sequence. Protein-coding genes within it:
- the limk2 gene encoding LIM domain kinase 2 isoform X2, which translates into the protein MGNYVPSQAYVKLKGKLRCSQCCDLLNNWYYEKDGKLYCHKHYWENFGESCHGCTLLMTGPAMVAGEYKYHPECFVCLSCKVVIEEQDTYALVERSKLYCGKCHKQIVLTPVFQKRSPDTARDSLPHTFTLLSVPAATNGKRGFSVSIVRDCSITSVQVKEVLEMHISPEVRNAIHAGDRILEINGIQVGALMEDEVKDLIHRTNQTLQLLIEYDPVRQRLDRLQLGSSRNRLGVPVPSPLRLSPPSVLEGRDTIDDGTLKRKSLRRSNSICKSPGPASPKEHPTLTRDISRSESLRSSSSFSHRIFRPCDLIHGEVLGKGFFGQAIKVTHKATGEVMVMKELIRCDEETQKTFLKEVKVMRSLEHPNVLKFIGVLYKDKRLNLITEFIEGGTLKDFIRDMDPFPWEQRISFAKGIASGMAYLHSMSIVHRDLNSHNCLVKLDNTVVVADFGLSRLIVENKTRSPPEKPTARRRTLRRVDRKKRYTVVGNPYWMAPEMLNGKRYDEKVDVFSFGIMLCEIIGQVYADPECLPRTFDFGLNVEKFSEKFLPEDCPPAFFPLAVACCDLTPDSRPDFNKLEDCFEALALYLELGIPLPNELEELHNSLCRPPSPNGTGLPGTGPALLHSGDAPLAENRA
- the limk2 gene encoding LIM domain kinase 2 isoform X1; this translates as MDELEGKKECRCAGCGDRIQDAFYIQVLQDIWHNSCFQCSQCCDLLNNWYYEKDGKLYCHKHYWENFGESCHGCTLLMTGPAMVAGEYKYHPECFVCLSCKVVIEEQDTYALVERSKLYCGKCHKQIVLTPVFQKRSPDTARDSLPHTFTLLSVPAATNGKRGFSVSIVRDCSITSVQVKEVLEMHISPEVRNAIHAGDRILEINGIQVGALMEDEVKDLIHRTNQTLQLLIEYDPVRQRLDRLQLGSSRNRLGVPVPSPLRLSPPSVLEGRDTIDDGTLKRKSLRRSNSICKSPGPASPKEHPTLTRDISRSESLRSSSSFSHRIFRPCDLIHGEVLGKGFFGQAIKVTHKATGEVMVMKELIRCDEETQKTFLKEVKVMRSLEHPNVLKFIGVLYKDKRLNLITEFIEGGTLKDFIRDMDPFPWEQRISFAKGIASGMAYLHSMSIVHRDLNSHNCLVKLDNTVVVADFGLSRLIVENKTRSPPEKPTARRRTLRRVDRKKRYTVVGNPYWMAPEMLNGKRYDEKVDVFSFGIMLCEIIGQVYADPECLPRTFDFGLNVEKFSEKFLPEDCPPAFFPLAVACCDLTPDSRPDFNKLEDCFEALALYLELGIPLPNELEELHNSLCRPPSPNGTGLPGTGPALLHSGDAPLAENRA